In one window of Candidatus Fonsibacter ubiquis DNA:
- a CDS encoding molybdenum cofactor guanylyltransferase, with translation MDYNSILGVVLAGGQSKRFGQDKSQVQLESKILIDYILLEILNEFNEILIIANNDIKFFNSKKINKIEDYKKNLGPLGGVLSAMKWIKENNKKYKWISTFPSDTPFFKKKHLHDFLNNINEKQSKLFFIKSNDKRHNIFGLWSLELLNRLEDDLVNKGERKVEDWANKVGVKTINLEFKNNDPFFNINTKEDLEKAKEIIKSND, from the coding sequence ATGGATTATAACAGCATTTTAGGAGTTGTACTAGCAGGAGGGCAATCCAAGAGATTTGGCCAAGATAAATCTCAAGTTCAATTAGAAAGTAAAATATTAATTGATTATATTCTTCTAGAAATTTTGAATGAGTTTAATGAAATTTTAATTATTGCAAATAACGATATCAAGTTTTTTAATTCAAAAAAAATTAATAAAATTGAAGATTATAAAAAAAATTTAGGTCCATTAGGTGGTGTTTTAAGTGCTATGAAATGGATTAAAGAAAATAATAAGAAATATAAATGGATTTCAACCTTTCCTTCTGACACGCCTTTTTTTAAAAAAAAACACCTACATGATTTCCTAAATAATATTAACGAAAAACAGAGCAAACTTTTTTTTATTAAATCTAATGATAAAAGGCACAATATATTCGGGCTATGGTCGCTAGAACTATTAAATAGATTAGAGGATGATTTAGTTAACAAAGGAGAGCGAAAAGTTGAGGACTGGGCTAATAAAGTTGGGGTTAAGACGATTAACTTAGAATTTAAAAATAACGATCCTTTTTTTAATATTAATACTAAAGAAGACTTAGAAAAAGCAAAAGAGATAATAAAAAGTAATGATTAG
- a CDS encoding iron-sulfur cluster assembly scaffold protein, whose product MDLKILEIASHAENKKELSNPTHSSKNKNPICGDEMEISLVVKKNIIEDMAYNCKSCVYCQASVSLLSRTIKDQSIDTFKDFFQFAEKMFTDNNLNIQKKWNGFVEIFNKKNLARKECLLLPLRTVAKALKI is encoded by the coding sequence ATGGATTTAAAAATTTTAGAAATTGCTTCTCACGCTGAAAATAAAAAAGAACTTAGCAATCCTACCCATTCCTCAAAAAACAAAAATCCGATTTGTGGAGACGAAATGGAAATTAGTTTAGTTGTAAAAAAAAATATCATTGAGGATATGGCTTACAATTGTAAATCTTGTGTATATTGCCAGGCTTCTGTTAGTTTACTTTCAAGAACAATTAAAGATCAAAGTATTGATACATTTAAAGACTTTTTTCAGTTTGCAGAAAAAATGTTTACCGACAATAATTTAAATATTCAAAAAAAATGGAATGGATTTGTAGAAATATTTAATAAAAAAAATTTAGCTAGAAAAGAATGTTTGCTTCTACCTTTAAGAACCGTTGCAAAAGCGCTAAAAATATAA
- a CDS encoding HPP family protein: MIKINKSNLVKAFIAGLFSILTIGTLTLLTYETTLGVFLIASFGSSMVLLFGFPESPFSQPKNVFFGHFLTALTGIVFLKHIPLPIYINIALAVGFGVFFMILFNVVHPPAGGNPIIVIIGNVSYQYLINPIIFGSLIILIFAILTNKFLLKKNYPIK, encoded by the coding sequence ATGATTAAAATAAACAAATCTAATTTAGTAAAAGCTTTCATCGCAGGTTTGTTTTCAATTTTGACCATTGGAACTTTAACACTGTTAACTTACGAAACTACTTTAGGAGTTTTTTTAATTGCCTCTTTTGGATCTTCGATGGTTTTATTATTTGGGTTTCCTGAGAGTCCTTTTTCTCAACCCAAGAATGTTTTTTTTGGACATTTTTTAACAGCCTTAACAGGAATAGTTTTTTTAAAACATATACCATTGCCCATTTATATTAATATTGCTCTGGCCGTCGGATTTGGAGTTTTTTTTATGATACTTTTTAACGTGGTTCATCCACCTGCAGGAGGGAATCCTATAATTGTAATTATAGGAAACGTTTCTTACCAATATTTAATTAATCCAATTATTTTTGGTAGTTTAATAATTTTAATTTTTGCAATTTTAACAAATAAATTCTTATTAAAGAAGAATTACCCTATAAAATAA